One stretch of Thermus thermamylovorans DNA includes these proteins:
- a CDS encoding GNAT family N-acetyltransferase, producing MDWPRHGRVTLKPFSAGLTEAEWRGLYETFRDPEVAEWNGSSPLRSPFWLFRRFVLAEMRRKDRQAFLILDEGGEYLGTLELYDLTPEEATLGILIGRKERWGQGYGTEAVRAALAYAFGPLGLKRVKLRTFAHNLRARRAFQKAGFREVGLGPGPKGREDVYMEVRREDFSPEA from the coding sequence GTGGACTGGCCCCGCCACGGCCGCGTGACCCTGAAGCCCTTCAGCGCGGGCCTCACCGAGGCGGAGTGGCGCGGCCTTTACGAGACCTTCCGCGACCCCGAGGTGGCGGAGTGGAACGGCTCAAGCCCCTTGCGTTCCCCCTTTTGGCTCTTCCGGCGCTTCGTCTTGGCGGAGATGCGCCGCAAGGACCGCCAGGCCTTCCTCATCCTGGACGAGGGGGGGGAGTACCTGGGCACCCTGGAGCTTTACGACCTCACCCCCGAGGAGGCCACCTTGGGCATCCTCATCGGCAGGAAGGAGCGCTGGGGCCAAGGCTACGGCACCGAGGCGGTGCGGGCGGCCCTGGCCTACGCCTTCGGCCCCCTGGGCCTCAAGCGGGTGAAGCTCCGCACCTTCGCCCACAACCTGCGGGCCCGGCGGGCCTTCCAGAAGGCGGGCTTCCGGGAGGTGGGGCTTGGTCCAGGCCCCAAGGGCAGGGAGGACGTGTACATGGAGGTGCGCCGTGAGGATTTTAGCCCCGAGGCTTAG
- a CDS encoding polyprenyl synthetase family protein produces MTVLADLEAPLLRFEEALSELVQSDVLFVRLIHQDLVTAGGKRIRPRLVFLASRAIGGAPFELELALAVELLHSATLLHDDLIDDAETRRGKEAAFRKYGNAVSVLSGDFLLSRLLHVIARTGRMELVERFAEVARTLSEGEVLQFQVAALEDYSLENYERIITAKTAVLMELCTEGPALLKGVDGGVRQALARFGLLYGQAFQMRDDYLDLLGTPERLGKPVGGDLREGKATLATLLLMERFPEVREVLRRRGQEPGDLERLRALARESGVAEEVERRIRERARLAAEALKPLPDSPYKEALRELALREAERLS; encoded by the coding sequence GTGACGGTCCTTGCCGACCTCGAGGCCCCCCTGCTCCGCTTTGAGGAGGCCCTTTCCGAGCTGGTCCAGTCCGACGTCCTTTTCGTGCGCCTCATCCACCAGGACCTGGTGACCGCAGGGGGGAAGCGCATCCGCCCCCGGCTGGTCTTCCTGGCCTCGAGGGCCATCGGGGGGGCTCCCTTTGAGTTGGAGCTGGCCCTGGCGGTGGAGCTCCTCCACTCCGCCACCCTGCTCCACGACGACCTCATCGACGACGCCGAGACGCGGCGGGGCAAGGAGGCCGCCTTCCGCAAATACGGCAACGCGGTGAGCGTCCTCTCCGGGGATTTCCTCCTTTCCCGGCTCCTCCACGTGATCGCCAGGACCGGGCGCATGGAGCTGGTGGAGCGCTTTGCGGAGGTGGCCCGGACCCTGAGCGAAGGGGAGGTCCTGCAGTTCCAGGTGGCGGCCCTGGAGGACTACTCCCTGGAGAACTACGAGAGGATCATCACCGCCAAGACCGCGGTCCTGATGGAGCTCTGCACGGAAGGCCCCGCCCTCCTCAAGGGGGTGGACGGGGGGGTGCGCCAGGCCCTGGCCCGCTTCGGCCTCCTCTACGGCCAGGCCTTCCAGATGCGGGACGACTACCTGGACCTCCTGGGCACCCCCGAGCGCCTGGGCAAGCCCGTGGGGGGGGACCTGAGGGAGGGCAAGGCCACCTTAGCCACCCTTCTCCTCATGGAGCGCTTCCCCGAGGTGCGGGAGGTCCTGCGCCGCCGGGGGCAGGAGCCGGGCGACCTGGAGCGGCTAAGGGCCCTGGCCCGGGAGAGCGGGGTGGCGGAGGAGGTGGAAAGGCGCATCCGCGAGCGGGCCCGCCTGGCGGCGGAGGCCCTAAAGCCCCTCCCTGACTCCCCCTACAAGGAGGCCCTGCGGGAGCTGGCCCTGAGGGAGGCGGAAAGGCTCTCTTGA
- a CDS encoding Glu/Leu/Phe/Val family dehydrogenase, protein MALPAYRPPEDPGLWEAFLERLEKTLRVAEIHPTTVEYLAHPKRLVTVSLPVVMDDGKVRVFQGYRVVHDIARGPAKGGVRLDPRVTLGQTAGLAAWMTLKAAVYDLPFGGAAGGIAADPRLLSRRELERLVRRYTAELVNLIGPDTDILGPDLGTDQQVMAWIMDTYSMTVGSTVPGVVTGKPHALGGTEGRDDAAGLGVALVLKELAERRGLPLAGAKVAVQGFGQVGGSFALHAEGMGLQVVAVSTGRGAMYREGGLPVAEVLRHYEAAGDLPRYDLAPEELFALPVDYLVLAALEGALDGEGAKAVRAQAVLEAANFGLTPEAEAYLLGKEVLVVPDLLTGGGGLLASYLEWVQDLNMFFWSAEEVRQSFRRSVAKAVAEVCARAEALGADLRTGAMVLALERVNEATRLRGVYP, encoded by the coding sequence ATGGCTCTTCCCGCCTACCGGCCCCCGGAGGACCCCGGCCTCTGGGAGGCCTTTTTGGAGCGACTAGAGAAAACCCTGAGGGTGGCGGAGATCCACCCCACCACGGTGGAGTACCTGGCCCACCCCAAGCGCCTGGTCACGGTCTCCCTACCTGTGGTCATGGACGACGGCAAGGTGCGGGTCTTCCAGGGGTACCGGGTGGTGCACGACATCGCCCGGGGCCCGGCCAAGGGGGGGGTGCGCCTGGACCCCCGGGTGACCCTGGGGCAGACCGCGGGCCTGGCCGCCTGGATGACCCTGAAGGCGGCCGTCTACGACCTGCCCTTCGGCGGTGCCGCTGGGGGGATCGCCGCCGACCCCAGGCTCCTCTCCCGCAGGGAGCTTGAGCGCCTGGTGCGGCGCTACACCGCCGAGCTCGTCAACCTCATCGGCCCGGACACCGACATCCTGGGCCCCGATCTGGGCACGGACCAGCAGGTGATGGCCTGGATCATGGACACCTACTCCATGACCGTGGGCTCCACCGTACCCGGGGTGGTGACGGGGAAGCCCCACGCCCTGGGGGGCACCGAGGGCCGGGACGACGCCGCCGGGCTCGGGGTGGCCCTGGTCCTCAAGGAGCTCGCGGAAAGGCGGGGCCTGCCCCTTGCGGGGGCTAAGGTGGCGGTGCAGGGCTTCGGCCAGGTGGGGGGAAGCTTTGCCCTGCACGCGGAGGGGATGGGCCTCCAGGTGGTGGCGGTGTCCACGGGGCGGGGGGCCATGTACCGGGAGGGGGGCCTTCCCGTGGCCGAGGTCCTCCGCCACTACGAGGCCGCCGGGGACCTGCCCCGCTACGACCTGGCGCCAGAGGAGCTCTTCGCCCTGCCCGTGGACTACCTGGTCCTGGCGGCCCTGGAGGGTGCCCTGGACGGGGAAGGGGCCAAGGCGGTGCGGGCCCAGGCGGTTCTGGAGGCCGCCAACTTCGGCCTCACCCCGGAGGCCGAGGCCTACCTCCTGGGCAAGGAAGTCCTGGTGGTTCCTGACCTCCTCACGGGGGGCGGGGGGCTTTTGGCCAGTTACCTGGAGTGGGTGCAGGACCTCAACATGTTCTTCTGGAGCGCGGAGGAGGTGCGGCAAAGCTTTAGGAGGAGCGTGGCCAAAGCGGTGGCCGAGGTATGCGCCAGGGCGGAAGCCCTGGGCGCGGACCTGCGCACCGGGGCCATGGTCCTGGCCTTGGAGCGGGTCAACGAGGCCACCCGGCTTCGCGGCGTTTACCCCTGA
- a CDS encoding tetratricopeptide repeat protein translates to MPEELRLYLKEHFGVLGPVSPGRFEAELAKRVGSPAKREPLLKAWRAYLSGGGREAVRSFYREVLQVPKGEALVYGMHLPFLEFYAQEVPPRVEGRVLEVGAFTGALVGYLQRQRPDLAWHALDGVAEAVEVGRKRVPGVAWHLAWAEEAELPPFDTLLLLSVFPEGFVDGGLPGRLGPEGFWQRFAFFRRLPLFARLLRPGGLLVYGHGPFLGKSLEGVEEGLLRLGFREVVRVGEGEYFLVLARRPEVLAEEARLEEVRVAGEEAPAPPVPVGVQGLDLAEARELLAAGRYAEVLARLPEGAGHAEAHLAGEAAYLRGRALFALSRYAEAEEALRRAMSEEAEDLRALVLVELGEYERARGRLEALAWQGGRWRLYLGRVYLAQGRYADALRQFVESGLPEAELYVREALERITERMRRFAREGEWAEVSRRAEFVEDLAPGLLTREMLRLGLKAALLQGLFARAERYARRLADLDEAEGFLGLALAALRVRSPLDLRASEDLKPVEPYLTEALARAEIPEALLLLGMLREREGRYWEALRLLEEAARHGEGEVAGLAFHHLAGVKRALRRPLREVLGDHKRAHALRAYPAPYLFRLAQEALAGGEEVLARELLSRARDAGLSEVAEADLMALLALLERLEGPWAAFSVLYQALGRTPAPPLELLALAYRLSRSFRESPEAEAVRGQYLAALYAAGRVEEAERLLLEELQAHPQALEVLFDLAEHHEAQGDWRRAAECWQKALEVALYREKDLELSREVLRNLLFLRPHDESLALYLEELKAVGRGLVALGEEPRAFPAGREELLEETLPRFHGERLLVVGGHTQLRSRLVPFLEARGLRVDWFDADGAGVGKEALRRIQNRLEKAHGLMIVSSYVGHDLSEPVRLEAERLGVPVHVIPGRARGATGFLRALKAFAPELFKRALKGVQ, encoded by the coding sequence ATGCCGGAGGAGCTAAGGCTTTACCTGAAGGAGCATTTCGGCGTCCTGGGGCCCGTGTCCCCCGGGCGCTTCGAAGCGGAGCTGGCCAAGCGGGTGGGAAGCCCCGCCAAGCGGGAGCCCCTTCTCAAGGCCTGGCGGGCCTACCTCTCGGGCGGGGGGCGGGAGGCGGTGCGAAGTTTTTACCGCGAGGTGCTCCAGGTTCCCAAGGGGGAGGCCCTGGTCTACGGCATGCACCTCCCCTTTCTGGAGTTCTACGCCCAGGAGGTCCCCCCCCGGGTGGAGGGCAGGGTCCTGGAGGTGGGGGCCTTCACCGGGGCTTTGGTGGGCTACCTGCAGAGGCAGCGTCCCGACCTCGCCTGGCACGCCCTGGATGGGGTGGCGGAGGCGGTGGAGGTGGGGCGGAAGCGGGTGCCCGGGGTGGCCTGGCACCTGGCCTGGGCCGAGGAGGCCGAGCTCCCCCCCTTCGACACCCTCCTGCTCCTCTCCGTCTTCCCCGAAGGATTTGTGGACGGGGGCCTCCCGGGCCGCCTGGGGCCCGAAGGCTTTTGGCAGCGCTTTGCCTTTTTCCGGCGCCTGCCCCTTTTCGCTAGGCTCCTTAGGCCCGGAGGGCTCCTCGTCTACGGCCACGGGCCCTTCCTGGGCAAGAGCCTCGAGGGGGTGGAGGAGGGCCTCCTGCGCCTGGGCTTCCGGGAGGTGGTGCGGGTAGGGGAGGGGGAGTACTTCCTGGTCCTGGCCCGCAGGCCGGAGGTGCTGGCGGAGGAGGCCCGGTTGGAGGAGGTGAGGGTGGCCGGGGAGGAGGCCCCTGCCCCGCCGGTCCCCGTGGGGGTCCAGGGGTTGGATCTGGCCGAGGCGCGGGAGCTTCTGGCCGCGGGTCGGTACGCGGAGGTCCTGGCCCGCTTGCCCGAAGGGGCGGGCCACGCGGAAGCGCATCTTGCGGGGGAGGCGGCCTACCTCCGGGGCCGGGCCCTCTTCGCCCTCTCCCGTTACGCCGAGGCCGAGGAGGCCCTGAGGCGGGCCATGAGCGAGGAGGCGGAGGACCTCCGCGCCTTGGTCCTGGTGGAGCTCGGGGAGTACGAGAGGGCCCGGGGGCGCCTCGAGGCCTTGGCTTGGCAGGGCGGACGCTGGCGCCTTTATCTGGGCCGGGTCTACCTGGCCCAAGGCCGCTACGCGGACGCCCTCAGGCAGTTCGTGGAGTCCGGGCTTCCCGAGGCGGAACTCTACGTGCGGGAGGCCCTGGAGCGCATCACCGAGCGCATGCGCCGCTTCGCCCGGGAGGGGGAGTGGGCGGAGGTGAGCCGCCGGGCGGAGTTCGTGGAGGACCTCGCCCCGGGTCTCCTCACCCGCGAGATGCTCCGCCTGGGGCTGAAGGCGGCGCTCCTCCAGGGGCTTTTCGCCCGGGCGGAGCGCTACGCCAGGCGGCTTGCCGACCTGGACGAGGCGGAGGGCTTCCTGGGCCTGGCCCTCGCTGCCCTCAGGGTGCGCTCCCCCCTGGACCTTAGGGCATCCGAGGACCTGAAGCCGGTGGAGCCCTACCTCACCGAGGCCCTGGCCCGGGCGGAGATCCCCGAGGCCCTCCTCCTTCTGGGGATGCTCCGGGAGCGGGAGGGACGCTACTGGGAAGCCCTCCGCCTCCTGGAGGAGGCGGCGCGGCACGGGGAAGGGGAGGTGGCAGGCCTGGCCTTCCACCACCTGGCCGGGGTGAAGCGGGCCCTGAGGCGGCCCCTCCGGGAGGTCCTGGGGGACCACAAGCGGGCCCACGCCCTCCGGGCCTACCCCGCCCCCTACCTCTTCCGCCTGGCCCAGGAGGCCCTGGCGGGGGGCGAGGAGGTCCTGGCCCGGGAGCTCCTTTCCCGGGCCCGGGATGCGGGGCTTTCCGAGGTGGCCGAAGCGGACCTCATGGCGCTTCTTGCTCTCCTGGAGCGCTTGGAGGGGCCTTGGGCCGCCTTCAGCGTCCTCTACCAGGCCCTAGGCCGCACCCCCGCTCCCCCCCTGGAGCTTCTGGCCCTGGCCTACCGCCTTTCCCGCTCCTTCCGGGAAAGCCCCGAGGCGGAGGCGGTGCGGGGGCAGTACCTGGCGGCCCTCTACGCCGCAGGAAGGGTGGAGGAGGCGGAGAGGCTCCTTCTGGAGGAACTCCAGGCCCATCCCCAGGCCCTGGAGGTCCTCTTCGACCTGGCGGAGCACCACGAGGCCCAGGGGGACTGGCGCCGGGCGGCGGAGTGCTGGCAGAAGGCCCTGGAGGTGGCCCTCTACCGGGAGAAGGACCTGGAGCTCTCCCGGGAGGTTCTCAGAAACCTCCTCTTCCTCCGCCCCCACGACGAGAGCCTCGCCCTTTACCTCGAGGAGCTCAAGGCGGTGGGCCGGGGCCTGGTCGCCCTGGGCGAGGAGCCCCGGGCCTTCCCCGCGGGCCGGGAGGAGCTTTTGGAGGAGACGCTCCCCCGGTTCCACGGGGAGCGCCTCCTGGTGGTGGGGGGGCACACCCAGCTAAGGAGCCGCCTGGTGCCCTTTTTGGAGGCCCGGGGCCTCAGGGTGGACTGGTTCGACGCCGACGGCGCCGGGGTGGGCAAGGAGGCCCTGAGGCGCATCCAGAACCGCCTGGAGAAGGCCCACGGCCTCATGATCGTGTCCAGCTACGTGGGCCACGACCTCTCGGAGCCGGTGCGCCTCGAGGCCGAGCGCCTGGGGGTGCCCGTCCACGTGATCCCGGGGCGGGCCCGGGGGGCCACGGGGTTCCTGAGGGCCCTCAAGGCCTTCGCCCCCGAGCTCTTCAAGCGGGCCCTCAAAGGGGTACAGTAG
- a CDS encoding SPOR domain-containing protein, whose amino-acid sequence MGWLRDNWLDLFIFLLIALVAAGIVLYLTGINPFARPQGAPSPSPAPIAPRPAPPAAEGPPEPLVTVIPLPEAPREPPPATPPQPAPPPAPAVPSPAPAAPPAPAGGAFRVAVGAFADPENALRLQRELVRQGYPARLEPAGNLTRVVVGPYASEAEARRVAQALAAYGPQVYRGQGAAPPAAGQVYFQVGAFAREENALALAARLREAGLPVVLARDGVFRVRVGPVAEGERQAVRSRLEAMGLEVLEVR is encoded by the coding sequence ATGGGCTGGTTGCGGGACAACTGGCTGGACCTCTTCATCTTTCTCCTCATCGCCCTCGTGGCCGCGGGCATCGTCCTCTACCTCACCGGGATCAACCCCTTTGCCCGGCCCCAGGGGGCCCCTTCCCCCTCCCCGGCCCCCATCGCGCCCCGACCAGCCCCCCCGGCGGCGGAGGGGCCGCCCGAACCCCTGGTCACGGTCATCCCCCTGCCCGAGGCCCCCAGGGAGCCGCCGCCCGCAACCCCTCCCCAGCCTGCGCCCCCTCCGGCCCCTGCGGTCCCATCCCCTGCTCCTGCGGCCCCGCCCGCTCCTGCGGGGGGGGCCTTCCGGGTGGCGGTGGGGGCCTTCGCCGACCCGGAGAACGCCCTCCGGCTCCAGCGGGAGCTGGTGCGGCAAGGCTACCCGGCCCGGTTAGAGCCCGCAGGCAACCTGACCCGGGTGGTGGTGGGCCCCTACGCCTCCGAGGCCGAGGCCCGGCGGGTGGCCCAGGCCCTCGCCGCCTACGGGCCCCAGGTCTACCGGGGCCAGGGGGCGGCCCCCCCGGCGGCGGGGCAGGTCTACTTCCAGGTGGGAGCCTTCGCCCGCGAGGAGAACGCCCTGGCCCTGGCCGCCCGCCTCCGGGAGGCAGGCTTGCCGGTGGTCCTGGCCAGGGACGGGGTCTTCCGGGTGCGGGTGGGGCCGGTGGCCGAGGGGGAACGGCAGGCGGTGCGGTCCAGGCTGGAGGCCATGGGCCTGGAGGTCTTGGAGGTGCGATGA
- a CDS encoding 2-hydroxyacid dehydrogenase — translation MRILAPRLREEVFALLPEGVEVYYLDDPWPKRADFFLPPFGQEEVVRQVLEKVEVKVVQTLSAGVDWILPLVPEGVVLCDASGVHDAPVAEWVAMGLLALLKDLPGFLEAQREGRWAPRRLPDLEGKTVLLLGYGAIGKAVEARLKPFGVGVLPVAKHPRPGVYTPQDLPHLLPQADAVVLLLPLTPETRGLVDREFLGRMKPGALLLNAGRGGLVETEALLEALKEGRVRAALDVTDPEPLPEGHPLWRAPGLLLTPHVAGLSEGFPRRAARFLAEQALRYLRGEPLLNVVREGY, via the coding sequence GTGAGGATTTTAGCCCCGAGGCTTAGGGAGGAGGTCTTCGCCCTTCTGCCCGAGGGGGTGGAGGTGTACTACCTGGATGACCCCTGGCCCAAACGGGCCGACTTCTTCCTGCCCCCCTTCGGGCAGGAGGAGGTGGTGCGCCAGGTCCTGGAAAAGGTGGAGGTCAAGGTGGTCCAGACCCTCTCCGCGGGGGTGGACTGGATCCTGCCCCTGGTCCCCGAGGGGGTGGTCCTTTGCGACGCCTCCGGGGTGCACGACGCCCCCGTGGCCGAGTGGGTGGCGATGGGCCTCTTGGCCCTCCTCAAGGACCTCCCCGGTTTTCTGGAGGCGCAAAGGGAGGGGCGCTGGGCTCCCAGGCGCCTCCCCGACCTGGAGGGCAAGACCGTGCTCCTCCTGGGCTATGGGGCCATCGGCAAGGCGGTGGAGGCGAGGCTCAAGCCCTTTGGGGTGGGGGTCCTCCCCGTGGCCAAACACCCCCGCCCCGGGGTCTACACCCCTCAGGACCTTCCCCACCTTCTCCCCCAGGCGGACGCGGTGGTCCTCCTCCTCCCCCTCACCCCCGAGACCCGGGGGCTGGTGGACCGGGAGTTCCTCGGGCGGATGAAGCCCGGAGCCCTGCTCCTGAACGCGGGCCGGGGGGGCTTGGTGGAGACGGAGGCCCTCCTGGAGGCCCTCAAGGAGGGGAGGGTGCGGGCGGCTTTGGACGTCACCGACCCCGAGCCCCTGCCCGAAGGGCATCCCCTGTGGCGGGCCCCTGGCCTCCTCCTCACCCCCCACGTGGCGGGGCTCTCCGAGGGCTTCCCCCGGCGGGCGGCCCGCTTCCTGGCGGAGCAGGCCCTGCGCTACCTCCGGGGGGAGCCCCTCCTCAACGTGGTGCGGGAGGGGTACTGA
- a CDS encoding 1,9-bis(guanidino)-5-aza-nonane synthase, whose translation MEKKALLSTPVVPIDIKAFDAGPILEAMGKTAFQARNLYRAAEIYLRMLEDDAAVILTLAGSLVSAGQGLIVHDLIRKGLVDAIVATGANIVDQDFFEALGHRHYQGDPKADDETLRRLWIDRIYDTYIDEEELRHTDYTIAEIADALEPRPYSSREFIGHMGRYLAERGLGERSIVRAAYEEGVPIFVPAFSDSSAGFGLVYHQVKNPKAHVTIDSVADFRELTEIKLKAGTTGLVMLGGGVPKNFAQDIVVAAEVLGHRVEMHKYAIQITVADERDGGLSGSTLSEAQSWGKVDAALSQMVFAEATLAFPLLASYVWHRAGARAKRRYADLFAARVPA comes from the coding sequence ATGGAAAAGAAAGCACTCCTCTCTACGCCCGTGGTCCCCATCGACATCAAGGCCTTCGACGCGGGGCCCATCCTCGAGGCCATGGGCAAGACCGCCTTCCAGGCCCGGAACCTTTACCGGGCGGCGGAGATCTACCTCCGCATGCTGGAGGACGACGCAGCGGTCATCCTCACCCTGGCGGGGAGCCTGGTGTCCGCCGGGCAGGGCCTCATCGTCCACGACCTCATACGGAAGGGCCTGGTGGACGCCATCGTGGCCACCGGGGCCAACATCGTGGACCAGGACTTCTTCGAGGCCCTGGGCCACCGCCACTACCAGGGGGACCCCAAGGCGGACGACGAAACCCTCCGCCGCCTCTGGATCGACCGCATCTACGACACCTACATCGACGAGGAGGAGCTTCGCCACACCGATTACACCATCGCCGAGATCGCCGACGCCCTGGAGCCCAGGCCCTACTCCAGCCGGGAGTTCATCGGGCATATGGGCCGCTACCTGGCGGAAAGGGGCCTGGGGGAGAGGAGCATCGTCCGGGCGGCCTACGAGGAGGGGGTGCCCATCTTCGTCCCCGCCTTCTCCGACTCCTCCGCGGGCTTCGGCCTCGTTTACCACCAGGTGAAAAACCCCAAGGCCCACGTGACCATCGACTCCGTGGCCGACTTCCGCGAGCTCACGGAGATCAAGCTCAAAGCGGGCACCACCGGCCTGGTGATGCTGGGGGGCGGGGTGCCCAAGAACTTCGCCCAGGACATCGTGGTGGCCGCGGAGGTGCTGGGCCACCGGGTGGAGATGCACAAGTACGCCATCCAGATCACCGTGGCCGACGAGCGGGACGGGGGGCTTTCCGGTTCCACCCTCTCCGAGGCCCAAAGCTGGGGCAAGGTGGACGCCGCCCTTTCCCAGATGGTCTTCGCCGAGGCCACCCTGGCCTTCCCCCTCCTGGCCTCCTACGTCTGGCACCGGGCGGGGGCGCGGGCCAAGCGGCGCTACGCCGACCTCTTTGCCGCCAGGGTGCCCGCTTAG
- a CDS encoding Glu/Leu/Phe/Val family dehydrogenase → MKREPLSYLGKDGGPWEIFTEQVDRVVPYLGRYAPLAESLKRPKRVLIVDVPIHLDDGTVAHFEGYRVHHNTARGPAKGGVRYHPEVTLSEVMALAAWMTIKNAAVDLPYGGGKGGIRVDPRRLSVRELERLTRRYTSEVGPLLGPDRDIPAPDVNTGEREMAWMMDTFSMNVGRTAPGVVTGKPIALGGSLGRRDATGRGVFVTAAAAAEKIGLPIQDSRVTLQGFGNVGSAAARIFHDHGARVIAVQDHTGTVYNEAGIDPYDLQRHVAEYGGVRGYPKAEPLPNPEFWAVPTEFLVPAALEKQITEQNAWRIQARIVAEGANGPTTPAADDILQEKGVLVVPDVIANAGGVTVSYFEWVQDFNSYFWTEEEINARLERVLRNAFEAVWQVAKEKRISLRTAAYVVAATRVLEARALRGLYP, encoded by the coding sequence ATGAAGCGTGAGCCCCTTTCCTATCTGGGCAAGGACGGCGGCCCCTGGGAGATCTTCACCGAGCAGGTGGACCGGGTAGTCCCTTACCTGGGGCGGTACGCCCCCCTGGCGGAGAGCCTCAAAAGGCCCAAGCGGGTCCTCATCGTGGACGTGCCCATCCACCTGGACGACGGCACCGTGGCCCACTTCGAGGGGTACCGGGTCCACCACAACACCGCCCGCGGCCCCGCCAAGGGGGGGGTGCGCTACCACCCCGAGGTTACCCTCTCCGAGGTCATGGCCCTGGCCGCCTGGATGACCATCAAAAACGCTGCCGTGGATCTGCCTTACGGGGGCGGCAAGGGAGGGATCCGGGTGGACCCCAGAAGGCTTTCCGTGCGGGAGCTGGAGCGGCTCACCCGACGCTACACCTCCGAGGTGGGCCCCCTCCTGGGCCCCGACCGGGACATCCCTGCCCCCGACGTGAACACCGGGGAACGGGAGATGGCCTGGATGATGGACACCTTTTCCATGAACGTGGGCCGGACCGCCCCCGGGGTGGTGACGGGGAAGCCCATCGCCTTAGGGGGCTCCCTGGGACGGCGGGACGCCACCGGACGGGGGGTCTTCGTCACCGCCGCCGCGGCGGCGGAGAAGATCGGCCTTCCCATCCAGGACAGCCGGGTGACCCTGCAGGGCTTCGGCAACGTGGGGAGCGCCGCCGCCCGCATCTTCCATGACCACGGGGCCCGGGTCATCGCCGTGCAGGACCACACGGGCACGGTCTACAACGAGGCGGGGATCGACCCTTATGACCTCCAGCGGCACGTGGCCGAGTACGGGGGCGTGCGGGGTTACCCCAAGGCCGAGCCCCTGCCCAATCCGGAGTTCTGGGCGGTGCCCACGGAGTTCCTCGTCCCCGCCGCCCTGGAGAAGCAGATCACGGAGCAAAACGCCTGGCGCATCCAGGCCCGGATCGTGGCCGAGGGGGCCAACGGCCCCACCACCCCTGCCGCCGACGACATCCTGCAGGAGAAAGGGGTCCTGGTGGTGCCGGACGTGATTGCCAACGCCGGGGGCGTCACGGTGAGCTACTTCGAGTGGGTGCAGGACTTCAACTCCTACTTCTGGACGGAGGAGGAGATCAACGCCCGCCTGGAGCGGGTTCTTAGGAACGCCTTTGAGGCGGTGTGGCAGGTGGCGAAGGAGAAGAGGATCTCCTTGCGCACCGCTGCCTACGTGGTGGCGGCCACCCGGGTCCTCGAGGCCCGGGCCTTGCGGGGCCTTTACCCTTAG
- a CDS encoding redox-sensing transcriptional repressor Rex, with amino-acid sequence MKVPSAAISRLVTYLRILEELEAKGVHRTSSEQLAEEAQVTAFQVRKDLSYFGSYGTRGVGYTVAVLKRELRHILGLSRRWGLAIVGMGRLGSALADYPGFGETFELRGFFDVDPEKIGRPVRGGVIEPMDLLPQRVPGRIEIALLTVPREAAQEAADRLVAAGIKGILNFAPTVLEVPKEVAVENVDFLAGLARLSFAILNPKWREEMMG; translated from the coding sequence ATGAAGGTTCCCAGCGCCGCCATCAGCCGCCTGGTCACCTACCTGCGCATCCTGGAGGAGCTGGAGGCCAAGGGGGTCCACCGCACCAGCTCCGAGCAGCTCGCCGAGGAGGCCCAGGTGACGGCTTTTCAGGTGCGCAAGGACCTCTCCTACTTCGGCTCCTACGGCACCCGGGGGGTGGGCTACACCGTAGCGGTGCTCAAGCGGGAGCTGCGCCACATCCTGGGCTTGAGCCGCCGCTGGGGGCTTGCCATCGTGGGCATGGGCCGCCTGGGCAGCGCCCTGGCCGACTACCCGGGGTTCGGGGAGACCTTTGAGCTCCGAGGTTTTTTTGACGTGGACCCGGAGAAGATCGGCCGCCCGGTGCGGGGCGGGGTGATCGAGCCCATGGACCTCCTGCCCCAAAGGGTGCCGGGGCGCATCGAGATCGCCCTCCTCACCGTGCCCCGGGAAGCGGCCCAGGAGGCGGCCGACCGCCTGGTGGCCGCGGGGATCAAGGGCATCCTCAACTTCGCCCCCACGGTGCTGGAGGTGCCCAAGGAGGTGGCGGTGGAGAACGTGGACTTCCTGGCGGGCCTGGCCCGGCTCAGCTTTGCTATACTGAATCCCAAGTGGCGAGAGGAGATGATGGGGTGA